In Spea bombifrons isolate aSpeBom1 chromosome 12, aSpeBom1.2.pri, whole genome shotgun sequence, the following proteins share a genomic window:
- the LOC128469725 gene encoding phospholipase A2 inhibitor NAI-like, translating into MNNTAPYCTGSAQNCSLPVCMSTLTRSSTAKGGTVTEFERSCGRPNRCHLMGSMTSYSVSTATNSTCCSLDLCNPPVPTLPTQTNKMLNGVQCKTCFAHNNQCPKFDSINCTGEETFCVEYDVAGETGSTTIWGCSSESFCHSTESRNSVSGKVMNITTKCSRSGAEASIDQSLWFLAVLMLGSKFL; encoded by the exons ATGAACAACACCGCTCCGTATTGTACCGGAAGTGCTCAGAACTGCTCCTTGCCCGTCTGCATGTCAACTCTTACGAGAAGCTCAACGGCGA AGGGGGGCACAGTGACCGAGTTTGAGAGGAGCTGTGGGAGGCCGAATCGCTGCCACTTGATGGGTAGTATGACCAGTTACTCCGTCTCGACTGCAACCAACAGCACATGCTGTTCCTTGGACCTGTGCAATCCACCGGTGCCGACCT TACCTACTCAaaccaataaaatgttaaacGGAGTCCAGTGTAAAACCTGTTTTGCTCATAACAACCAATGCCCCAAGTTTGATTCCATTAACTGCACGGGAGAAGAAACGTTCTGCGTGGAATACGACGTTGCGGGTGAAACCG GATCCACCACGATCTGGGGATGTTCCAGCGAGAGCTTTTGCCATTCTACAGAATCCCGTAACTCGGTGAGCGGGAAAGTCATGAACATAACCACGAAGTGCTCTAGAAGTGGGGCAGAAGCCTCCATTGACCAAAGCCTTTGGTTCTTGGCTGTGCTGATGCTGGGGAGCAAGTTTCTTTAA